From Aegilops tauschii subsp. strangulata cultivar AL8/78 chromosome 5, Aet v6.0, whole genome shotgun sequence:
ACTCAAGGCAGCATGACCGTCGCCGAGTACCTGAACAAATTCAACCATCTGGCCCGGtattctctccacgatgtggCCACAGAAGAGCGGAAGATCGACCGGTTCCTTGGAGGCCTAAATCAGCATCTCAGGTgcactctcagtatgtttgatttcccggACTTCCTGACGCTGGtaaatgataacccacaagtataggggatcaattgtagcagTTTGGGGTTTGCACATGTGGATTGGTTAACCCTCTACATCTGGTCCAGAGAAATGGATTTCAACAGAGCTGGGTCATGGCGTCAACGTACAATTATCGATCTCAGGAATCTTCTCCCCATCCAAAATCCCGAGGAAAGACTTAGACTGATTGGATCCGTTGAGGGCAGTGATACCGTTTTCGTGACCACAGACCTGGGAATCTACTAGATGAATGTCAAGTCACAGCGATGGAAGGAGATATGGAAGAGCGAGGAATTTCGTGCTTTGATTCCATACATGAGTTTCTACAATCCACAAGGTACTATAGCTGTATCTATATATCTTTTTTTTGTGATTTAGGGAACAAAATGTTAATTAATACTCCATATAAGTTTGTGGAACAAACAAAACAATGAATCTCTAATCAGATATAAAGTTACATTTCAAATGTTCCTGACCAAACTTTGGGTGCTAATATATACAACAAATTGTGCTTACTTAATTGGCAATTTATATAGTATCATGGCATCACCTTTTTGGAATCACACCGACAAATCTATGTTTGCAGAAAGGGTGATGCCCTGTGACGCGGCACATTGACAAGGTATGGTTGAATATGCCTAAGGTTAGAAGGCCACTCTCATCAAGAAAAAAGATGACAAGCTTGGAGGCGACAGGGGTCTTGTGATGAATTATGTCTATTCAGTAGCACTTTTGGTTCAGCTTGGAGGTGACAAGGGTCTTGTGATGAATTATGTTACTATTCAGTAGCCCTTTTGGTTCAGTGATGCTTGCTTGATTTCTcacttttttttttgcttttgtcaGTAAGTTTGATAGTTTCCCCATGTCGTTGGTGTGCGTAAGTTGGTGAATGGAGTATCTTGTAATGAACCTCCGATTCTTGCAGCTGCAGTAGGAAACCACATGCCCCGTTGTTTAATTTGCTTGAAAATGCATCTGCAGACAGTAGCTTTTTCTGTCCATTTTGACAGTTTGCTTTCCCAACTCTCTAAATTCATCTCTCACAAGGAGTACCTTCGAACTTTAATGAGTTGATAATAATGACATGTCTATCCTTTTAGCAAAGCAATGTTACTGACGGAGTGACGGGTATAAGATGTAAACTGAATCTTGAGCTATATGTTCGGGGAACTACAGATATGGGGATTTATTGCTGCCTGAAGATCTTGTAAGGTTTTATTCTGCTTCAGTAGCTCCAGAAAACTGCAGGGAAGATCTTGAGTAGTTCATTATTTGTTGCACATGTTTGGCCTACAGTGCACATACTAGTAAACTGCAATGTCCATGTCGTGAGATGAAGATGTTCATATGCTTGGTCAGACTGCAATGCTACAATGATCATTGCAGTTGTTTTTGATGTATTATAATTGCCAGTTTGATTTCACAGATTTTCCTTCTTAGATAAGATCTTTTACTAAAAATCATGAACACACATTTCTCTATGTTTTTCTGTACCAAAATACATGAAAGAAGTATGGTTCTATTCCAAATGTCTCATAGCTAGTTAATCTTGTACATCCTTCATGGGAAAAACGGATTCTCTTTTAAGTTGGCTGTTTTTCTGCATACACCTGTCCCTCATATTTGGGTCTACTTAGCGCGCATTGCTAGATAATTGCTATGCTGGGTATATATGAGGCTTTAGTAAGATATCATATCCATTATGGCATAGGGCTGCTAATGCATTGTTTTCTTCAAGTTCTATATCACGCACATCGACAATGGTTGAGTATGCTGAAGGGCTGGGTGCTCGACAAGGATTTGCTGAACCCAAGCTTGCTTGGACAGTTTAGAAAATCTGAGAACtgtgttttgaagtttcaaaatgTCCTAAAAAGAATCACTCATGACTCATGTACATAAGGTAGTATAGCATTTACGTGCAATTTTTGTGATAAGAGTTGCTACTTTGTATTTATATAAAATGTATATGCACGATTTCTGTCAAGAATTTTGACTTTTGCAAGTTTGGTAATTTTCTCGTGGCGTCCGTAAGGGTGATCGTATATGTATCTGCATACAGTACCATTTTAAAAACTGTATACTTTGCTGTCCTAGCTTTGGTCCAATCTCTATAATTCTCTCCCAAAGGAGGTTCGGATGACCAGCTGAGATATGAGGGCTTGTCCTGAGCTAGAATTTTCTGCTGCTCAAGAGATGATGATGTCTTGTGCATGGCTTGATTATGCTTAATTAACCTTGTGGAACCAAACTAGACTACATGTCACGTGTTGTTGTTACTGCAGCAAATTCATACTTTTCGAGCAAAATAATATTACTGCAGTACTTTTGCGATTGTTTCTAGTTATCATTTTTTTGCTGTTCTAAATTGTTACTGGTACTTGTTGCCAAGATTATGAATGGAAATACATGTTCCTGTAGTAATATTAAAACCATCCTTTAATGATTAGTTGTATTTGAGAAGGCTGGCTGGCAGTTTCTTAAAACGTTTAACTTTATTTTAAAAGTTTCTGCAAACTATAGGGATTCTGGCCAGCCCCATCTATCCATTTTTATTACTTGTCCTTATCTCAGAATATGGACTCTTATTTGTGTATTCTGACCTCTCTCTCCTTGCTTTTGATATGTTACTAGAAATGCCATAAATGTTCAGTATGTGGATTTAGATGTTCATATATGTTGGCTGAGTGCTCATAATTTACTGTTTGACAGATTCATGGTGCTGCAATAACTCAAGGCAGAGGATGGCTAAGCTGGCATGTTACTACCATAGAATAGAGGTACGCAAATCTGTAGGTGTACTTTGGTTTTTTGTTCCTGATTTCAGGTTGTGGCTTTGGCATTGTTCTGCTTCTTACATCTATCACTATCGTATATGTCAAACTTCGGATCAAGCAAATAACTACTCTGCCTAATCCAATTTTACTCAGTTTAGAGTACTCCGGAGTTATTCTGTCTTAAGAAACCACAAAATCAAAAAGTTCTTGAAAGCTCCAAGCATTGAGTCCAGCTGGCTTCAGAAGCAACACATGCCACCCCAAAGCTGAAATTATACAACTTGGACCAGTTCTGACACATGTTTGTGCATCCATGCTTATTCAGTTGGTCTTTGTCTGTCTGGTAAATTAAAACTGTTTCATGAGCATGCCGCCAGGCAATAAATTTTATTGAATCTATGAAACTAGATTAGAATCAGACTAAAGCCAtttgatcattacataggcaatAGCTTGTTTTGATTACTGTTGCATATGCTTCTTTTTGTTTACTTGGTCAAGCAAGCACACCGAGAAAggattctactccctccgttcccaaatataagtctttttcgAGATTCCAACAagggactacatacggagcaatatgagtgaatctacactctaaaatatgtctatatgcatccgtatgttgtaatccatttgaaacctctaaaaagacttatatttaggaacgaagggagtacaacTCATCCACCAACCGTTCCCAGCCTTTGATCCACCAACTAATCTACCACGACCAAACAGGGTTTATTAAGGGCCGTGGTATTGCGGAAAACTTCATACACGCCACAAACATTGTCCAAACTTGCTACAAATGAAAATTACCCGCCATTGTTTTCAAACTTGACTTCCACAAAGCGTTTGACTCGGTGTCTTGGGACGCCGTGTCTTCGATCATGCGCGCTAAAGCATTTCCTCCTCTCTGGCGTAACTGGGTGGACAATCTAAACTGGTCTAGCAACTCTGCCATCCTCCTAAATGGTAAACCAGGGCCTTGGTTCAAGTGCCGCAGGGGTTTGCGGCAGGGCGACCCGCTCTCTCCTTATTATATCCTAGTCGCGGATGTTCTAAAATGCTTGATCATTCAAGCCTCTTACGAAGGCCTTCTATCCCACCCCATTCATAATAAGTGAAACATCGATTCCATTTCTTTGCAATGTTCACATTCCTAAGGTTTAGATATCCCTTTTTCTCAAATTATCCCTGGTCATTGTCTTATTCTGAGACAACAACCACAAGAACTGTATCCTGGGTGGAACTTTCAAAGACCAAACCGCATGCGGAAAAATTGGTTGAACACCTCGAAAGTTAATAACAGCCTACAAGGATCTAGATGAGTAGGCACCATTAGATTCATATTTCCATAACAAAGTGTCCTCCTCATCTACCAAAGTAACAGATTGGACCAACGCCTCCAGCTCATACATACTACTGTTCCATCAGTTCAACATTATAGTTTCTTCTAAAAAATGCATTTGATTTGACAACCATCCCAGACATGAGGTACAACCTTACCATGTTTCTTAACTAGGAAATATAAATCGCATAACTGAGTTGCCATGGGAGAGTTACCAAACCAAACATCTTCCGAAAATCTCACTTGCTTCCTGTTACCCGCTTTTCATTGATAACCTAATATAACAGCCTTAGATGCCCGCATAATTCCTTTCCAAAATTTGGAACGCTGGGCATCATGACAACACAGAATGTTGGGATCTCTGGTACTATATTTAGCCCCAAagagaaacttcaacctgaataAACCTCTTAATGAATGATCCCATCAGACAAACATTTTAAGTCCTGAAGGTTAGGCACCCCCTGAACCACCAAACTCTTTTTTCATACCAAGAGATGGCCAGTTAGCAAGATGATTTTTCTGACCCCCAGGAGGATCACTCCAAAGGAAATTAGCATCTGAGTATTTATTTATCAGATTTCAAGCTCACTAAGGGAACTTAATGTTTGATGTCATATGTAGTATCGCCGGCTTAtgttttattttctttgttttcttgtctGTAGCAAGACATTAGTTTTTGTCGAGTTTCAGTCAAATGATATCAAAGAAGTAtctcattttttttattaaaAAAGGTCGGATACTATTTGGAAAACTTGAACTTGGACCAAAAAAATAGAGGTAACATATAGGAGCTTAAAACGCCCAAGCCGAAGACTATAACAATACCGGAGGGTTGGACTATATTTTGACAAACAGAGCATCGCAACATAGATCTTATTATTGGGAAAAAGAAGGGCAATTTTCTCTAAACGACGATGCATTAACCAGTAAGCAGTAGCCAGCTGCGCTTCCGCATGTCGATCGGATCCGTCGTGCACGCATTATTGCCTTATTGAGGTCATGGCAAGCATGCACTGGCAGAACTCCCACACTAGTTCCGGTGCAAGCAGAGATGGACCTCCTCAGATGGAGATGCTGTTTGGGATGCCCTTGGCCGAGAGCCCCACGGCCTCGCCCGTGTGGTCGGAGGTGTTGGGGAAGAGCAGCATGTATGGGAATTTGGCCGGCCCGATGCGGTTCTTCAGCCGCGAATCTTTGTTCCTGTCGTCCACCTGCTTTTCAATGCCCACCAGTCTGGCCCCGAACCGCTTGAACGCCTCGAGTGCCTTGGCGTCTGACGTCCAGGCCGGCGTGTCATGCTGACCCAGGTACACCTCGTCGGAGGAGTGCTTGGAGAGGATCTCCATCAGCGAGATGCCCACCAGGGCCTGGAACAGGCTGGTGATGGTGTGGATGAACGCCAGCTCCGGGTTGTCCCTCAGCTCCGCGTACTCCGTGCTGCCCGGCACCGGCATCGGTCGGCGGCTCATGGACGGCTTGTTGGGGTGGTAGCCTGAGTACGCGTACTGCCCGAAATTGACGGCCGCGTGGAGCGCCGACCCTATCCAGATGATGGTGGCGCAGGCCTTGATCAGCTCCGCCACTGTCTGCATCTTGGGCCACCACGCCGCATCCTTGAGGTCGCCGTGCCCGACCTCCCGCACCTCCTTCCACCATGCTTGTAGctccacgtcgccctgcagcacGCTATCGTTGGGGTAGTAGATGCTCAGGTAGTCTGCTACCCACTGCTCAATCGCATGCCAGACGGCGAGCCCGTCCGCGGCGTACGGGTAATCTTCGATCAGCAGCCGCACCTTGTGCGGGCTCGATGGGTCCTCCACTGCCATGCCCCTGCATTAACAAGATCATTACTACCACGGTCCACATCAGTCGACATTGACGACCGGTCATCGGAAATTAATAATCGAACCTCTTGATTAGATCGTCGGGCAGAGCTTGTTCGGTGAAGTTCCAGTTCTTGTAGACCATGGAAGACATGGGCATAGCGTGCTTGCCCGGGAACACTGTCATCTCGATGACGCCGTTGGCGCTGATGAGCAAGCCCCGGGCCTTGGCGTTAATGTTCATGGTGTCGCGGTAGTGCGGGTGCAGGAGCTTGTGCACCGGGTGGGTCACGCTGAGCTGCCTGTTAGTCGCGATGACAAAGGGCTCCATCACCGCGTGCGTGTTGAGCCAGTGGCTGATGAGCTGATGCCAGCCGTAGTCGTTCACGGCGACGTAGGCCTTGGCGAGCTGCCATATCCAGCCCTCGACGCCGGTGTCCTCAGGCGTGTACACGGTGCTCTCCGCGGTGGTCAGGTCACCCTGTAGCCGGGGCGAGCTGAGCTCGATGGCGACCGGCGCGAGTGTGCCGTTCCCTCGCAGGAAGAGCAGGGTCCTGGTCGCGTACACGAAGCTGCCCTCGAGCTTGTTGATGTTGATGAGGAACGGCATCAGGTTGTCGTGCTGGTCCACGATGTAGAGCCTGTTGCTGGTGAGCGCCTGGTGCACGGTGAGGCCCTCGAGTCGCTCGCCGATGTGCGCCTCGGTGATGGTGCTGGTGTGGTCGCCGTACTTGCTAGGATCCAGAGTGCTCTTGGGAGGGAACTcctgcacgcacgcacgcacgcacgcggTTGAGTACATATATATATAGATGGatcatggatggatggatggactGATTGATTGTTAAGTTGACTCACGGTGAGGCGTTTGATCATCAAGGGGTTGACGCCGGCCAGCATCTCCCTCGCGAACTCATCATCGGTCATCCATGCTTTCTCGTCCTCTTTGCGATCCCAATTAGCATTCCAGAATAATGGAATAAGTGCATATATATCCGGTTTAATTAACCATTAATTAATTTTCTAGCTAAATACTAGTACTTGAGTAGTAATAACGAGTTTTTTTTTAGGTATATGTAGTGTgtagaaggagtatatatagtatAGTTAGTAGGTACCGTTGATGATGTGCGGCCTGGGGAGCTTGAGCTTGTATAAGCAATCGTCTAGGGCCATGGGGGTGATGAGGTCCTTGACGAGCTGGAGCTGGAGCTGGGCCGGGATGTTGCCCTCCTCCTCGAGGACCGGGATGTTGCGCACCTCGATGCCGTCCGTGTAGAGCTTGAGGATGTCACCGAAGGTGTCGAACTCGCCCTTGGTGTCGTCGAGCAGCGTGCAGATGATCGGCATGATGGTGCCCACCAGCGCCGTGATGGTGTTGTCCCGAAAGTCGTCAGCCTTGAGGTGCCCGAACTGCTCGTCACGTGGAACGTAGACGGTCTCCCCCCAGCTCTCGTGGTCGGGCTCTGCACCATGATCGACATGCCATATATGCGGGTCGGTCGTCAGATCAATTACACGTCGGTGAATACCCATATAGTTACGGGGAGAAAGAAAGGAAGGGAGACGCACTGTTGGGCGAGGGcttccggccggttcggccgcggCGCGGGTAGGGGAGGTGCTTGGAGCCACCGAGGACGTCGCGGGCGTCGCCGAGGTCGTTGTAGACGTCGTAGCGGTAGACGCGGTCGTGCTCCTCGTAGGGCCCCTCCTGCTGCTTGTCGTCGCCCCTCAGGTTCCGGAGCTCGTCGTCGCGGTACGGCTTGAGCGCGGCCGGCATCTGGTGCGGCAGGTACGTCTGCGTGCGTACGTGCACAACGGACCGGGCCAGCTCTTGGTTAGacaatgagctatatatatagCAAAGCAAGCAAAATCCATGGGAGACCATGCATGCATGGAGTACTCACGTCGTTGGCGAAGAATACGCGGTTGTAGCTGTACTTGGCCTGCGGGTAGACCCAAGAGTTGgcgacgaagacgacggcgccGCCGTGGCCGGGCACGTCGTCGAGGGTGATGGTCTTGAGGTAGAACTCGGTGTCGCTGTTGTTCTTGACGATGATGGCGCCCGGCACGCCCAACTCCATGGACCAGTTGAAGGTCACCTCGAACGTCTCCTCGCCCGTCGGGACGCTCAGCAGGCTCTTCTTCAGGAGGAGAGACGGCTCCAGGTTTGCCTCCTCGCCCACCTCCCCGCGGCTCGCCTTGCCTGCAGCTGCACCACACCACCGTACAGATATAAGATGTTCTCAATATAAACTATATACGGACATATTCATCTGAATAAGAAAAATGTTAGAACTTCTTATAATAATGAGCCCGAGGGATTACTTTGAAATGAAAAAAGTGCGCGCGTGCACTCTGGCTGTGGGGAGGGTTAAAGGGAGTGGTGAGTGCTCACCGCGGCCGCGAAGGGTGGAGCTGATGAGCTGGCAGGTGACTCTGCCGCCGAAGAGCTCCGTGTCGGTGCCGCCGTCCATGGCGGTGCCATGGAAGTCGTGGAAATCGAGCGCCTTCTTAGGGATGAGGACCAAGGAGCCCTTGAGCCCCCCTGCCCCGGGCACCATGCCGCCAGCGCTCAACATCTTGGTTCGAATCGAAAAGGGAGCACGCACGTGCTCTGGTGCTGTGCGTGGCTAAGGACAATATATGAGAGGGATGGAGGGAGGGTGT
This genomic window contains:
- the LOC109755494 gene encoding putative linoleate 9S-lipoxygenase 3 is translated as MLSAGGMVPGAGGLKGSLVLIPKKALDFHDFHGTAMDGGTDTELFGGRVTCQLISSTLRGRAAGKASRGEVGEEANLEPSLLLKKSLLSVPTGEETFEVTFNWSMELGVPGAIIVKNNSDTEFYLKTITLDDVPGHGGAVVFVANSWVYPQAKYSYNRVFFANDTYLPHQMPAALKPYRDDELRNLRGDDKQQEGPYEEHDRVYRYDVYNDLGDARDVLGGSKHLPYPRRGRTGRKPSPNKPDHESWGETVYVPRDEQFGHLKADDFRDNTITALVGTIMPIICTLLDDTKGEFDTFGDILKLYTDGIEVRNIPVLEEEGNIPAQLQLQLVKDLITPMALDDCLYKLKLPRPHIINEDEKAWMTDDEFAREMLAGVNPLMIKRLTEFPPKSTLDPSKYGDHTSTITEAHIGERLEGLTVHQALTSNRLYIVDQHDNLMPFLININKLEGSFVYATRTLLFLRGNGTLAPVAIELSSPRLQGDLTTAESTVYTPEDTGVEGWIWQLAKAYVAVNDYGWHQLISHWLNTHAVMEPFVIATNRQLSVTHPVHKLLHPHYRDTMNINAKARGLLISANGVIEMTVFPGKHAMPMSSMVYKNWNFTEQALPDDLIKRGMAVEDPSSPHKVRLLIEDYPYAADGLAVWHAIEQWVADYLSIYYPNDSVLQGDVELQAWWKEVREVGHGDLKDAAWWPKMQTVAELIKACATIIWIGSALHAAVNFGQYAYSGYHPNKPSMSRRPMPVPGSTEYAELRDNPELAFIHTITSLFQALVGISLMEILSKHSSDEVYLGQHDTPAWTSDAKALEAFKRFGARLVGIEKQVDDRNKDSRLKNRIGPAKFPYMLLFPNTSDHTGEAVGLSAKGIPNSISI